The window aatattcttttatacaattaacttttttattttattttttacttatatttatttattagggcCACTTGGTAACTCGTCCTTGGCCTTtaaaatctcaggatcggcACTGATATAGTCATCAAAATTggaattatatatttattgtggagggaataagaaagaagagaaaaagtgggagcaataaataaataaataaataaaggcgtTTATGTTATCCACAATTCTGAACCTCTCAACTTACATTCACGAGTAGAAGGAGTGGATATAGTCTAAAAGCAAAGAAAGAAGATGGAGAAGCTCTTTAGGAATATCAACACCACCAATAAAATCATGCTGATCGTGCCTTCTCCTCCTACACCACTTCTACTTTCACATCATCAATTCACTCACACCAAACCCAGAATTGTCTCCACTTTTGCTGCAAAATCCAATGGATTTTCCATCAATTCAGtatgtattttttttcaatCTAGTTGAATATTCTCAACATTTACATTATTGATAAACTTGCATCGATGATAAGGGGAAACTGGGAATTGATGAGTGAGTTCTTAATTGCAAATGATATTTACTATTTATAGTACATTAATTAATTAGCGTCTGTAGCTCAGTGGATAGAGCGTCTGTTTCCTAAGCAGAAAGTCGTAGGTTCGACCCCTACCTGACGCGGttctttttatgatttttttttcattttgaaaaatagataaattttgAGGTATTTGAAGTTTGCAAGGAATTTAGAGAATGCTAAGTTTAGAAATTGCATAAATAATAGATCttgtaaaatttaaaaaatataagacTGTTTTACAAATCGGTTAAACACTTAAGTTtttcattttaataaaaaaaaatgtattttgtCGTGAAGCTTGTCGTTAAAGGATTTGTGAATCAATTTttcatgtgaaaataataataatatttatcaaatcaTCATGTTATTTAAtactttttaatatttatattatttaatatttattttttcgaagttcaatttttacttctATCACCTGAGACTTCATAATTTACATTGCTTTGCAGATTTTTAGTGGCTGCAAAGTATGTGGAGGCAAAAATGCGATTGAGTGTCCAGGGTGCAAGGTTTTATTTTATCAACCTTGAATAACAAAAATATTATTAGTAAAAAGatatatcaaataaatatatttgTAGGCAATTTTTGTGGAGATATGATGAGAATAGAGATGagaattatataattaataataaattttgatCTCAGGGAACgggaaaaaacaaaaagaatggGAATATCTTTGAGCGTTGGAAGTAAGTTCTTTTGCCTATTTCCCGACTACcgaattatttatatataaagtatggattaattataataaacttTCTAATGTtgctttgaaaattatttaaatgattaaatttaacaattataaatattatttatatcaaATTAAGTATAAGATATTTAATTGAAATAGTATACACAATCACATAAAGAGAAATgtaatataaatttaatgtgAATTTAGGTGTTATGATTGTCAAGGATTTGGAATGAAAAGTTGTCCAGGTTGCGGCAAAGGAGGACTCACACCAGAACAAAGAGGGGAAAGATAGATTTCTCATCTTATTCAAACCTATTATAATGTGTTCTCTTTTTGTAATTCAAATGTTATTAAGGAATTTCTGTGGAGATACAATGAGAATTCCTGCTTATAGGGGATCGTTGAGAATTCCTGCTTACAGGGGATCCTAGAGAGGCCATCGCCCCTCAATTCCGgcaaaaaataatgaaaaattagTTTTACTGACGGATAATTCTAAAGCTAAACATAAAATTCTACCGATAATTTCATTAGTTGCGGAATTTGGGACGAACTTGTAGGTATGGAATTAGGGACGAATTTACCACTCATTCTTAATCTCCTGAAAATTTGTGTTTTCTTACCGAATTTTTGTCCATCGACCTCAAATTTTCGGTTTAGGTTCCGCCACTGCCAACAAAGATGTAGATCTTTACCTAATCCATCCCATATGTAGAAAAATACTTTGCCCCATCCCGAGAGAGAGGTCTTCAGCAGTCAAGAGCAGGTCTAATAGATATATAGCTGAGTTCATCTCGAAACTGAAAGATAGAGACACAACTACCTAGACCCGGCTTCTGACTACGACATCTCACAGCATAATGATTCAGAGTCAAGCCCAGTTCATCAACCTACTTCTGATGAGGCAGATGAATCACCAGCAAGGGAGCAATATTCAATTGCTAAGAACAATATTCCAAAGAACTTATGAGGAAAATAAATAGAGATTCTTCATTTCTATTGGGACGGATTCTTGTCGAGATAAGAATCCCCATGGGGATAAGGACAAAGATCACCGTCTCCTTTCCCAATTCCCAACTCATTCCATATGTAGAAGAATACTTTTTCTTATCCTCAACTCGTAGACAAAATAAATAGACATTTCTCATCCCTAATAGGATAGACCTCTGTCGAGAATGAATAAGCTTCATCTCGTTTCCAATTCTAATTCTGATTAGAACTAATCAAAATCTATATAaaggttttatttttaaacaaggTAGAATACATAAGAATACAATTAATTTTAACATGCCCTTTCGAGAACTTTTTTCTACTCAAAACTCTTTCTACTCAATTATCTCTAAGTCTCTTATTTTGCTATAAACGGCGAACCTTTCTTACACGACATCCTTTTAGTACAAGAACACACTTAATTTTGACATGCCCGTCGATAAATGTAAGACCTAGCAAAATACAAGTAGGCAAAGAAACCCAGTGCACTAAGTCCAGCAAGGAGGCAATAGAAATAATCAAGATGAGCCTTATTCAGATTGCTAGAAAACCAGCTCTCTTCTCCATTTCTACCACTTATTTTGTCAATGGCATACACAATAAAGCTACTTAAGAAGTTTCCTACCCCAATTACACTCAAATATAGTGAAAGTCCCACACTTCTGAAATCCTCAGGAACTTGATCATAGAAAAACTCCTGAAGGCCAACTATGGTGAACACATCCGAAACGCCACATAATACGTACTGAGGAACTAACCACCAAATGCTCATTGGAATCGTGTCGTTTGGCAGATCGATCATCCCATATTCTTTAGCTGTTTCAAGTCTCTTTTTCTCTACAATAGCTGCAATCACCATAGATAAAGCAGATGCACACATTCCGGTTCCGATTCTTTGAAGCATTGTAATGCCAGAGGGATTTCCTGTTAAGTATCTAACCACAGGGATAAAAACACGGTCGTAGACTGGAATTAAGACAATTATTGCAAAACCAATAAAGGTTTGAAGTGAAGCAGCTGGAATTTGAAAGCCTGCAGAAATTGTTCTATCCATTGTAACTCCTTGTTTTGTGAAGAAAGTCGTGGTTTGAGCAAACACAATTGCATATACCAAGCTAGTAGACCATATTGGAATAAGCCGAACAAATGCTTTTATTTCTTCGACGTGGCTAATACTCTGCGCCTCTCGATCTTCTGCTAACAGTCCCTCGCTCAGAAAcctgtcaattttttttttttttggttgtcAATGATTCATGAATTATTTAGCCGGTGAAAAAGTCTCAAATTTAACAACTAAAAAGGTTGTTATATGCTCACTTGGATGCCTCAGAACTTTGATTCTCCTCTATAGATACGTGTGCAGATGTTCTTCGATATCTAACCACACCACGAATGGCTCTACCAATCTGTGTAAGTGAATTGTTGTCCTCCTTTTTTATACTATACCTATAAGTTTTAGTTCCAAGCAAGAAAACAAGTAATGCAGCTAACATCACCAAGCAAGGGATACCAAATCCGAGAACCCAGTTAAGGTTTTCTTGGATGTAGATAACAACCACAAGTGTTATGTTAATCCCTACAGCTGTACTAAAATACCACCAATTGAAAAACGAGCTCTTTGCTCTACTTTCCTCTGGATCTTGTCCATCGAATTGATCAGCTCCGAAAGCTTGAAGGCAAGGTTTATGCGCACCTTGTCCAAGAGCTACTAGATATAGAGAAGAGAAGAATAAGATCATCAAGAACCAAGGAGGTGAACATGATTTTCCATTGTTGATGTTTTCGCATTCAGAAATATCAAGTGAAGTTAGGGCAGCTGATAGTGTCAACAAGCCTAATCCCTGGAAGGCATTTCCATTTCAAGTCAAGTTGATAAGTAATTAACATTGGTAGCACATAACAAAATGCTAAAAtgtctaattctcattctaatAATTCATCTAAAAGCAAACTATTAACTAAAATAAAGATCATAAAAGTAATAAATATACCAGTATGAACTTGCCTGGTGAATTAAACATTAATCATAATGTGAAAGATACTTTATCAATTGGTAATGGAGCTATCCCTTTGCAGTTATTATGCATTATTTTTGTTCTACATATTCAATCAAACAGTTTGAGTTTCAGAAAGTTAAAATTTGATGTTTTTAAGATGGCAATCTATCAAAAATAAAGGACATTCCTTTCTAAGAAAGATGAAAAGTTATAAAATTCTGGATTTcataagaatttcactgaaccTATAACCCCACCATGAAAGGACTTTTGCTTTTCTATGAAAAAAGGACTTTTGTCATTCCTTActactaaataaaaataaacgagACAAATAAGAAAATACCAAACaatcaaaaaaaattacaaccaGTTTGAAAAATTCACTATCCATTAATTGACAAGGGATTATGAATTTGGTACCAAATCAAATCCAGTTGAATTTCTGCTTGAAGTCAAAAGTCAAAACCACAAAAATTTCTTATGGAAAAATCTCAAGTCTAGCAAAAGGGATTATGAATTTGAATCAAAAATAGATGGAGTGATTGATTGATAAGTAATTACCAAAATGTAGATCAAAGAAGCAACTATAACAGTACGGAATCGGCCAAGAAAGGAATCAGCAACAACCCCTCCTAAAAGAGGCAGAAGCGCGGCGGTGCCGGACCACGTGTTGACATTCTCAGCCGCAGTTGCCGTCGACTGGCCAAGTGGACCAGTAAGATACGATATAAGATTGGAAGCTATCCCAAAATATGCGAATCTTTCCGCCAATTCCACCGCTACCAACACCCAAAAACATGCTTTCAGCTCATACAATTTATTTATTAGTGCAATGGACGATATACAAATGAAATTGGGGACCAACCTATAATGAAACTAGCTGAAGTCCAGCCACCGGAGGTTGACCGACGAACCGGGTGGGCTTTGTAGTCAAGGAAACCATCCACCGTTTCATCCATGAGAAGTGACTTttgaaaatgaagaagaagagttgTTGGATCATCATCATAATATAATTAGAAGTCATTTTCTGCTGTTGAAGCGTGTTGCTCGTTTCTCTTTAAAACTGAATTTTCAATTTGTATGTTGAACTTGAAACCAAAaccattcttttcaaattgaaaCTTCTCTATTTTCTTGCAATTTCACTTCTACGGTTGTATCTTAAAACCGCAAACTCAACCCAAACACATTTCATTTTTTTGGAAAGGAATAGAAAGTATTATTGAGtggaagacaaaaaaaaaaaaaaagaaaaaaaaaaaaaaaaaaagcaaattgTCACTCACTACTGTAAGATAAAGAACTGACTGCTCGGGCTAGACAGTGAGCGGCACAGTTCGCTGACCGTTTAACAAAAAGATAGATACATCATCAAATAATCAATTCAGAGAGATATGAAATCAAATGATGTTCCTTAATCGCAAGAACTACTGATAAACATTCCGACCGAATCTCCACATTTTTAAAACCACAACCTTTAATCCATGATAGTGCCTCTTTAACAGCCATAGCTTCTATCAGAATCGGCTCAAAACATCCATTCAATCCACCATGACTAGCAAATAAACAAGAGCCCGTGTGATCCCTCAGAAATAAACGCAAAAAAGCAGTAACCCTCATTATGAAACAGGCCAGCATCAACGTTGCAGGCAATCAAGTTTCATAGTTATATCCCCCTGATACGAAGCTATTTCTTCGAGCAAATGCCATGTGTTCTCTATCTCCAAGAGTTGGTTTGGGCATTCTAGGCGTCACATGGTAGAGTTATATCCTCCTGATATCAGATGTCCCCCCTAGATCTAATTTATCATTCTTTAAGATGAGAAAGTATTGGCTTTGGGGAGTGttgtgttgaaacacaatttccaagagtttttttattataataaaaataaattaattaaggaAATTAGATCCCCAAAATTATTCAAATCAAaggaattaaaataaaattgatttaagCTAACTATGTTTGTTAAATGTCTTAATACATAAGCTTTAGATCAATGTAAATAAAGCAGGCCTTATAAAACATAAagtagaggtggcaaaatgacacacgacccgattacacgacacgaacacgacacggatttttagtgttagtgttgagcttaataggtaatgtgtcatttttgggttgacacgaaactgacacgcaaatttttgggttgggttagtgttgatatgtgaacccgaaaacgacacgaaatgacacgaatattgaaaattattgttatattctctcgtattttttatgtcactttattaataaaaataataaaattataattaataattacaaatattgatttgaatttcctaaattgttataaacacattacatgaccctctaacatgatattatcgaacttttcgataattagtgttaatatattaatctaaaaatgatataaaatgtttaaaaacagtaacatatcttcttatatttttaagagttattattaatatacatgcataacaaaattacatgtaacccgaaaacacgacacgaaaccgacactaacccgaacagattaacacgactttgacacgaaagtttttgggttgggtttgggtttactctttttgacacgaacccgaaatgacacgacacgaacacgactcgaacacgataattgccaggtctaacATAAAGGCCCAAAGACTGAACTTCTGGAACCAACAGGAGAAGCCCAAAGCTACCAAAGCCCAGAAGCAAAACAAACGGACAGCTGGCGTTGATCCTGTCACATAACGCATTTTCCCGAACTGGCAATAAGGACAAACTACAGAAGCCATGTCTCCTCAACATCTCCCTGCACATGCCTAAGTTAGAAAGTTGGCAAACTGCACGTCTGCTGATTCAGAAGCGCAGCTCAATATGATGGTTTTATCGAGCTTCTTGAGCTCTTTCTATAATGCTTCTAGCTTAGCCTCGACGACCTCATCCTTAACCGAAAGGTTCCTTTCCTTGGATGACAGATCAAGATTCAGCCGACCAGTGATGAGTCTGTTGGTGATTGGAGTCTGGTGTCCTTCTGTTCGGGAAGGGTCGTCTTCCTTCTTTTACCCGGACTGATTTTATGGGGGATTAATCAGTATCCCTTATGTTACATGCAGGGGGAGTTTGGGACCAATGGCATCGTACTAGGGAGTCTCATTTCCCCTTGACTAGGTGTCCAGATCTTTTATTCAGCTCTCTAAATATCCATCTCATCGATGATAACAACTTCGGACGGTGTGATGTCCAGTTGAATAGTTGGTATTTTTAGCTTTGTTCACATACCTAATGGTTTCTCGattttgatcacatggaccttaatgactaTGTAGTATTTGGTTATTCACAGTTAGATATATTGTAACATCCGTAATTTTATAGAAAGtacttttacaaaataaaagtcataatatatattataattataatattttaaattaaaatatattaaatatttttaagtggaccattaattaattatttattttattattattattctaactataattggataaattttaattacttaataataataataattattattattattattattattaaaatcaaaatgagAAGGGGGCGGGTGAAGAAAGCAGGGTTGGGAAAAAAACAGAACCTTTCATCCCTGTATGCGCAGCTTTtgctctttttcctttttaatctaatttCGTTCATAACTCCTTATTTCGATCACTTTTTAGAACGAAAATTATACCATTAAATTCCTTGTTTTACGAGGAACATTTCAAGaccaatattgatattttttttcctgAGCAAAAAGTATGATGATCAGAGCGAGTATTTTCACCGGAAAAGTGTTAGATCTCCACCTTTTAGCCGATTTTAGTTGGGAAAAGGGTATACTTTTGGACTCTCCTAATCATTGGCTACCTCGTGATAGTCTCGGTTCGCGATTCCGGCATCTCCGGCGAACTTTCGGCGGCCGACCACCGCGCTCCGGCGAATCTCCGGGGAGCCAATAATGGATCAATTAGAACCTGAATAATTTGATTAGCTTTTGGGACTAGAGGTAAACTTAATTGTTtatgtttatatatacatataaatatatatttatgtgaGTATCTATTAATGTGTTGTCATATGATAATTAAATGCATGTTGAATGATAAATGTTGAGTATTTGATTATCATTTGATTGGTACTTTATTTATATAAACAGTGATTTGATATCGGAGTTTCAAATGTTCTTTGTATGGGTGGATTTATCAATATAATGTTTTGTTTCTTTTGAAATCGTGTTACGCATGTATTTACCTAGTGAGGTAATTAACCGTGAAATTATACCATGGTAGAACGGGAATGAATTTGAGTTCAGAAGATTAAGAATTATAGAATTGTGTTGGTTTATATCTGAGTTAGTACAAAACATAAATAGTTAGCTTGGgtgagtatattcaatggtctgGAGGTTTGTTGATACTGTGATCACAGACACCTGGGTAGGGTGTTATTAAACTTATACTGTGTCCTGAAACTGGGGGCGATAGCAGTACCATATTATTGAGATAATCATTATGAGGTTGAAAGGGTACGTATATCGTACACCTACGTTGGAATATTGTTAACCATGAGACCATTGAGTATATTTCACTTGGGTCTAGCTGGgcccttaaaaaaataaagataataaattataatttggtgTTTGAAGTGAATTGAGTCATATACGAGATTATAtgtttatattatgtttttgatGGTTTGAttgtttaattgtttgattaattaaatgtAAGATGCATGAAATTAattgtacatatatgtatatacatttttatgtatataaatataggtaattatgtttattgagtaggcagctcaccccttgccatgTTGAAATTTTCAGGCTAGGTTCAGAGGTTCTCCTATTTGCTAGATTTTCAGGTTTACCCTACATTCAGGTTGGCCAACACAAGTGTCTCAATCCCATTAGCAATTTCATACACATTCATT of the Euphorbia lathyris chromosome 7, ddEupLath1.1, whole genome shotgun sequence genome contains:
- the LOC136200655 gene encoding uncharacterized protein, which produces MEKLFRNINTTNKIMLIVPSPPTPLLLSHHQFTHTKPRIVSTFAAKSNGFSINSIFSGCKVCGGKNAIECPGCKGTGKNKKNGNIFERWKCYDCQGFGMKSCPGCGKGGLTPEQRGER
- the LOC136235025 gene encoding protein NRT1/ PTR FAMILY 5.10-like, producing the protein MDETVDGFLDYKAHPVRRSTSGGWTSASFIIAVELAERFAYFGIASNLISYLTGPLGQSTATAAENVNTWSGTAALLPLLGGVVADSFLGRFRTVIVASLIYILGLGLLTLSAALTSLDISECENINNGKSCSPPWFLMILFFSSLYLVALGQGAHKPCLQAFGADQFDGQDPEESRAKSSFFNWWYFSTAVGINITLVVVIYIQENLNWVLGFGIPCLVMLAALLVFLLGTKTYRYSIKKEDNNSLTQIGRAIRGVVRYRRTSAHVSIEENQSSEASKFLSEGLLAEDREAQSISHVEEIKAFVRLIPIWSTSLVYAIVFAQTTTFFTKQGVTMDRTISAGFQIPAASLQTFIGFAIIVLIPVYDRVFIPVVRYLTGNPSGITMLQRIGTGMCASALSMVIAAIVEKKRLETAKEYGMIDLPNDTIPMSIWWLVPQYVLCGVSDVFTIVGLQEFFYDQVPEDFRSVGLSLYLSVIGVGNFLSSFIVYAIDKISGRNGEESWFSSNLNKAHLDYFYCLLAGLSALGFFAYLYFARSYIYRRACQN